In Anolis carolinensis isolate JA03-04 chromosome 4, rAnoCar3.1.pri, whole genome shotgun sequence, the genomic window gtggatggggtgagctcctgttgttagccccagcttctgccaacctagcaatttggaaACATTCAagtgtgactagatcaataggtactactttggcaagaagctaacggcgctccatgcagtcatgccggccatatgaccttggcggtgtctacggacaatgccggcttttcagcttagaaatggagatgagcgcacACACCCCGCCCACcgagtcagacttgactagacttaatgtcaagaggaaatctTTACCTCTACTTATGCGCTTCTATGTTTATTGTGTCATTTTGCGGCTTGTCGGGAAAACCACCCAGTTAGTTCAGTGGACCTGTTTTGGGAGAGGGCAAGCTAAGTCTGTGTTGGTTTGCCTGTTTCAAACAGGCACATGTTTTACTGGGATTTCAATAGCTCTTAAAAAAGAGACTTTTAGACGAGGCGTGTCAGCAGTGGCATGCTTTAGGTTGACCTCCTTGGCATTTTGAGGACAGTTGTCTAATGGCTCTCCCTCCCAAAAATCCCATTCCAGTTCTGGGAGGTCATCAGCGATGAGCACGGCATTGACCCCACCGGCAGCTACCACGGAGACAGCGACCTGCAGTTGGAGAGGATCAACGTCTACTACAATGAAGCAACTGGTAACCTCCCCCTTCTCTCCCCTCCATGATAATAgattgcaaaaaaataataataataatgctgtgccCGAGATATTTACAGGCACCCTACTGTGAGGGCACAGTGGGATGGCAGCTCTGACAAGGCTGCCCCTTGAAAGGCTGGCGTTAAATCCTTGGTTTTGATGCCTGCTTAAAATTCAAGCCCATGTTTCATCAGTCTGTTCCCCTTTAAATCTGCACCTCCCCCTTTTATCTGTCTGGAGAGTTGCTGTGTCTCTCCAGTGAATAGTAATGAAGTTGCCAAGAGCGGAGGAGCTGCTCTTGTCTTTAGCGAAATCTGCTGACAGCAGGTCTGTGATGCCGGCTTTTGTGTCTCTCCTGCAGGTAACAAGTATGTTCCCCGTGCCATCCTTGTCGACTTGGAGCCTGGCACAATGGACTCGGTGAGGTCTGGACCTTTCGGCCAGATCTTTCGGCCTGACAACTTTGTCTTTGGTATGTGTTTTGGCACGGCAGCCCCGGCTGTTCCGAAATGGCTTGTCTAAGCAAGGCTGGAATGCTTAGTGAACTGATCAGACGTAGCTTGGCAACAGAAGAGGCCTTCACAAAGAAAATAGCCACTGTAGTATCATCGGTGTAACATTTTTGCTGACGGCTAGCTGAGTGTGAGGTCAGATATCTATTTGGCCTTGTAGCAGTGGACAAACTGTTCCCCATACACGCACGCACACAATTGTGGGTTATGTAGAAAAGTATACCTTCTTGCAGAAAAGAATAAATGGTTTACTGTAGCCAGTGTTTTAGAAAGTAACTTCCTAAACTACACTATCCATGTACCTTCACCCTATCTGGCCATTGTGAGAGCTGTACCTCAAAGTAGTGACTCCATAATAGCTATTAGAGTGAAAGCCAGCATGATACAGTGGTTTAAGTATTGGACTTTGGAAACCAATGATAAAATTCCTTGGGAGATAGTGCTCTCTATGTCTCAGTGTGTGGCAAAAAAGccatgccaagaaaactccaagaaaattcaccttagggtcatcataggtcagaaatgacacGCAACAACAAAACTCATTAATTTCAAAATGTCCTTATCTAATGATGATTGGTTAGCTGATAAATTCAAGTGatccagttgttgttttttttacatagCAAAAATCACTGCAAAAAGCATCCCAAAAAGAAGGGATACAATTTTTGGACtgattttcatatttaaaaaccCCACAGCTTCTATTTTAGCACATTTCCTTGAGGCATAGAATGCGCCCATTATGAATgtgcccattagaaaatgcataaggaagtTGGTGAACTGAAAGTCCCAAAATCATGGGAATCAGtcaccccaaaccccaccagtattcaaaattggccacgttgggtctgtgtgccaagtttggtccagatccgacgtcAGCTGTGTTCAGTGATCTCTTGATgcggatgaactataactcccatatgccaagggcaATCACCTCAACCCCCGcctatatgcacagttggccatgttgggtctgtgtgccaagtctggtccagatccgacgtcggctagtttcagtgttctctggataagggtgaactagaactcccagattcctagggcaatcacccccaaatcatGTCAGTATTCAGAGTTGCCATGTTGGTTCTGTGTGtaaagtgtggtccagatccaccatctgctgggttcagtgttctttgaacatgggtgaactataactcccaaatcaaagtccactagtattcaaatttagcCATGTTGAATCTGTGTGCCAGGTGTGGTCTAGCTCTATTgtcagctggattcagtgctgtctggataagggtgaactataactcccatattcCAAGGTCAACTCTATTCACACCCCACCAGTATGCACCCTTAACCATgtcgggtctgtgtgccaagtttagttgagatccctcatctgctggattcagtattctctgaaaaTGGGTGAACTATAAGCCTCTGATGCCAAGGTTAATCATGCCAAAGtccaccaatattcaaagttggcaacattgggtctgtgtgccaagtttagttgagatccctcatctgctggattcagtattctctgaaaaTGGGTGAACTATAAGCCTCTGATGCCAAGGTTAATCATGCCAAAGtccaccaatattcaaagttggcaacattgggtctgtgtgccaagtttgttccagatccatcattggtagggttcagagAGCTCATGGAatacagatgaactataactcccagagttaaaggtcaatcacccccaaagtccaccagtatcttcagttggccatgttaaatttgtgtgccaagtttggtccagatccatcgttggtggggttcagagtgctcttagattgcaagtgaactatatatccaagtccctacaactcctataaatcatggtgaattctccccaaatctctctctagcatgttcagttgctgtgtgccgtagaaaagaataggaaagggttaagggagaggcagtgggcggggtcatacaaattctacaccaatggagagagaaaggaacactgggatgtggcgctcactgtaacctgcagcGTCAGTGGAGGAAGGgctttggtggctccccagcactgtgggttaaagctaTTTGTGGAGGCCAGGagctgtctgtggaagtggacaccctgccacatacagattttcacttttactaTATGTATAGATGTCAGCACTTATTTTGTGGGCATCATCACTAGTGTGATGCCTGACCCTTCTCTTTTTGGCAATGTACTgcagacagaaaaacaaggatATACAACTTATTTTGAATAGACTCTCTTTGGCCCATGTAAACATGCAGAGACATTCAGGTTTACATGTGGAGGCAGACAtacaagatataataataataataataataataataattttattcttataccccgcctccatctccctgcagggactcggggcggcttacaaatagaaaacaaacatacatacaataacctCAAATACCGAAAAAgcacaaatgaaaattaaaaacatacgataaaatcacaaccattaataagaacaaagttaaaacgcagcaataaaacataaggatgggctggtcaaaagtgcactaagtgagacttgtaaacatggagaaagttaaaagtgctataagatcatgggggagaacccaaaaatGTGAGTTGAACCCTGAAGCTATATCGAGAAATTAACCATGTGGATGCAACCGATCAGAGATAACCATTAGTACGAGAATTTAACATTCAAGTgggcggtacttattcaaaagcctgtgtgaagagccaagttttcaggctcttcctaaactcttccaaggtggcagcttgcctaatttccttgGGGAGTGCGTTCCAAGATCCTCATACTTCCAGGCTCTATGCTGGACTGTTTCCCTaatacaaatacatttttgtatatGACCCCTTTATTAAAAAGCAGCTTTAATAATGTCGTATACGAATGCGGAAATGTTCCttacttattttattattttatttacagtattcatattccgcccttctcacctcgaaggggactcagggcggatcacattatatatatatagggcaaacattcaatgcccataaacacatcgaaccgagacagagacagacagacagacagacgcagaggcaatctaaccttctcctgaggggatgttcgattctggccacaggggggagcagctgcttcatcacccactCTGATGGcagttcctcattccaacgttgtaaattagttaaacttgcctccccacttttttataagtggtaccttatttcctacttgatagatgcaactatctttcgggttgctaggtcagcaacgagcaggggctacattttatttttaattgacgggtgctcaccccgccatgggctggcctcgaactcatgacctcatggtcagagtgatttattgcagcagctgcttaccagcctgcgccacagcccggccccttagcatttgaataatttttttaatgcctGTAACCAAAGCAAAGATATTCCACATGCCTGTCTAAGTGGAACATGACTACAACTGTCAGCACTGCAGTTTGCTACATGCTTTGAGAATCTGTCCTACAGTAGTCCTTTGGCCAAAGTCGTAAACCATTCATATTCCCATCCAGGATATTTTGGGGAATATTTACCCATGTTATGTCTATTTGAGGTGGCTTCAAATGTGTGTTGCTTCATTATGTCAACTAGTGAAACTACTATTGATTCATCCTGCTCCTGCTTTTTCCTCTAGGCCAAAGTGGTGCTGGGAACAACTGGGCCAAAGGCCACTACACAGAGGGTGCCGAATTGGTGGACTCTGTGCTGGATGTGGTCAGGAAGGAGTCCGAGAGCTGCGACTGCCTTCAGGGCTTCCAGCTCACCCATTCGCTGGGCGGTGGCACCGGCTCTGGGATGGGCACCCTCCTCATCAGCAAGATCAGGGAGGAGTATCCCGACAGGATCATGAACACCTTCAGCGTAATGCCCTCACCCAAGGTGTCGGACACAGTGGTTGAGCCATACAATGCCACCCTCTCCGTCCACCAGCTGGTGGAGAACACAGACGAAACCTACTGTATTGACAATGAGGCTCTCTATGACATCTGCTTCCGCACACTGAAGCTCACCACGCCGACCTACGGGGATCTCAACCACTTGGTCTCGGCCACCATGAGCGGGGTCACCACCTGCCTCCGGTTCCCCGGACAACTCAATGCAGATCTTCGCAAGCTGGCGGTCAACATGGTGCCTTTCCCTCGCTTGCATTTCTTCATGCCGGGCTTTGCTCCGCTGACCAGCCGCGGCAGCCAGCAATACCGGGCCCTGACGGTGCCGGAGCTCACCCAGCAGATGTTTGATTCTAAAAACATGATGGCGGCCTGCGACCCACGCCACGGACGCTATCTGACCGTGGCGGCCATCTTCCGAGGCAGGATGTCCATGAAGGAAGTAGATGAGCAGATGCTCAACGTCCAGAACAAGAACAGCAGCTACTTTGTGGAATGGATCCCCAACAACGTGAAGACGGCCGTATGCGACATCCCGCCACGAGGCCTCAAAATGTCCGCCACATTCATCGGCAATAGCACAGCCATCCAAGAGCTATTCAAGAGGATCTCTGAGCAGTTCACAGCCATGTTCCGGCGCAAGGCCTTCTTGCATTGGTACACCGGTGAGGGCATGGATGAAATGGAGTTCACGGAAGCCGAGAGCAACATGAACGACCTGGTGTCCGAATACCAACAATATCAAGATGCTACTGCTGATGAGCAGGGTGAATTTGAGGAGGAGGGCGAAGAAGATGAGGCTTAGGATTGAAGTTGGTTTAGTACAATTAGGCAAGTGTCTggggtgcagtctgttcagctctACTGGTGCATGCTTTTTCAGTTATACTTGGTGCTTTTTCACTGTTGCCCCATCAGCAGTTTTGTAACTTCACTCTTTATGTAACAGTAGtttcaaaatacttctgaaaAAGTCTTCTGTCTAAATGTCTGATCTCAAACATAAAAGGCATTTGTGTTTCACACTGGTGTCTGGAGTCTTTTCTTGTTCCGGAAAATTACAGAGAAGTGTTGAGTCACTGAAAGAATTGTgtgtttgaaatacagtagatacCATGCTACTAAATGGACACTCCCCTCCAATCTTTGAATTCTACATAGCTCACCCCATTTAAATAACAGTCTCAGATGAAAAGGATTTTGTAGTAAATAGCAGTTAGCAGGCTTTTGCctgtatattatttttttcttggtgGAATTTTTAGCTCTCCTTGTGGTAAAACATAACTTTATGTTTGTAACAAATGCTGATTATGGACCTTGaaagggatttaaaaaaataataatcttatgAGATTTATAACAATGTGACTGGAAATGTGTTGTGTCTACAGGCAGAATCGCACAACATGTTATCTATGGGAAAATATGTGGTTATTCTGCCAAGTTTTTGGAAGTAGAGCTACAAAAAAGGAAAGTTTTCAAAATAAGGTGTGTAGCAAATCTAGAGACCTGCTGTTCTCAATGAATAACTTGTTCATTCCACTGTATATCTTAATGGGCATAATATTCCATGAGAAATCAAAGGTAAGTCATAAACTCCCCTTCAAATTGTTACATGCATTTTGAAATTCCACACCTGTCCGGAGGTGTGTTTTGCAAGGGTAATGCACATAACCTGTTTATTTAATTAAAGAGTCAAGTTTGACTTCTTCCACATCATTGAAAACACCTTTCCATCCATCATGCAGCATTACTGTTCCAGGTCTGACTAGCAACAACAAGATAGCTGTGTTACTTTTATGCTGTGGAACAAGAAAAGTTTATCCCATGTTCATCCAGCTGACAGCTCACTTTTTTGTTATAAAGAGTTTTTCGTGGGGGAAAGGAAGATCAAAGGAGCACATTTGTCAGAGAACagaagactattcagtgctaataatAAGAAAAGTGTGGTTGGGGTCCtgtgggaatatatatatacagtagagtctcacttatccaagataaaagggccagcaaaacattggatgagcaaaaatgttgcataataaggagggattaagaaaaaagactaataaacataaaattacattatgattttacaaattaggcacgaaaacatgttttacaacaaactgacagaaaaagcagttcaatacacagtaatgttatgcagtaattactgtatttatgaatttagcaccaaaacattgcaacatttactacaaaaacattgactattaaaaggcagactgccttggataatacagaacattggataagtgaagcttggataagtgagactcgtgtgtgtgtgtgtgtgtgtgtgtgtgtgagagagagagagagagagagagaatatgtatgtacagtagagtcacttatccaacactcgcttatccaatgttctggattatgcaacgcatttttgtagtcaatgttttcaatatatcgtgatattttggtgctaaatgtgtaaatacagtaattacaacataacattactgcatattgaactactttttctgtcaaatttgttgtataacctgatgttttggtgcttaatttgtaaaatcatgacctaatttgatgtttaataggcttttccttaatctctccttattatccaacatatttgcttatccaacattttgctggcccgtttatgttgaataagtgaaactctactgtatatatatatgtgtgtgtgtgtgtgtgtgtgtgtaaatataggtagtaaaaggtttcccctgacgttaagtccagtcgtgtccgactgggggttggtgctcatctccatttctatgcagaagagccggcgttgtccatagacacttccaaggtcatgtggccggcatgactgcatgaagcgtcattaccttcccgccggagcggtacctattgatctactcacatttccatgttttcgaactgctagtttggcagaagctggagctaacagtgggcgctcactctgctccagggatttgaacctgggacctttcggtctgcaagttcagcagctcagcgctttaacacactgcgccaccaccataaAATGCGCCACcataaaatatgtgtgtgtgtgtatatatatgtgtgtgtgtgtgtgtgtgtgtgtgtgtgtatatatatatatatatatatatatatatatataatatcccaAGCTGTTCAACCCAAGCTGCTTTAAATGTCTTTAGCGTTAACATATCCCGACTTTCTATCAGCTTGAGGGATGCTGGATTGCCTTCCTGTTTGAACAAGGAATCCCACAGAATCAATGTCTATGCTATTGCTTTCACGAAACAACAGTTTGACTGGTATTGGGCCTATCTCCACCCAGGCACTATCTTGATCTCCCCACAACAGAGTCCATACTTAAAGTTTGAAGGTAACTGGTTATTGAAGTTGCTGGTTGTGGATGATTTCA contains:
- the LOC100558555 gene encoding tubulin beta-2 chain, translated to MREIVHIQAGQCGNQIGAKFWEVISDEHGIDPTGSYHGDSDLQLERINVYYNEATGNKYVPRAILVDLEPGTMDSVRSGPFGQIFRPDNFVFGQSGAGNNWAKGHYTEGAELVDSVLDVVRKESESCDCLQGFQLTHSLGGGTGSGMGTLLISKIREEYPDRIMNTFSVMPSPKVSDTVVEPYNATLSVHQLVENTDETYCIDNEALYDICFRTLKLTTPTYGDLNHLVSATMSGVTTCLRFPGQLNADLRKLAVNMVPFPRLHFFMPGFAPLTSRGSQQYRALTVPELTQQMFDSKNMMAACDPRHGRYLTVAAIFRGRMSMKEVDEQMLNVQNKNSSYFVEWIPNNVKTAVCDIPPRGLKMSATFIGNSTAIQELFKRISEQFTAMFRRKAFLHWYTGEGMDEMEFTEAESNMNDLVSEYQQYQDATADEQGEFEEEGEEDEA